One Salmo trutta chromosome 19, fSalTru1.1, whole genome shotgun sequence genomic window carries:
- the apooa gene encoding apolipoprotein O, a isoform X1: MYKVACVAAVPGTLYLISGTVFAATKDNPNVTLNTDELSLYTIPQQKFRYVEPEIGHLEQGVTTLRKLAEPYTTWCQQTSHSAVENVQGAIGKVMPKVESAIQLGNETFTFLQNPPAEFYPRAGVIGFAGILGLFLARGSRVKKLIYPAGLMAVGYTMYYPQRAASIAKNTGDSLYDFALQGYVNVEKVFKSVEGKQVKKEKPEENKPEETR; the protein is encoded by the exons ATGTACAAG GTAGCATGTGTGGCTGCTGTGCCTGGAACTCTATACCTGATTTCAGGGACTGTGTTTGCTGCCACCAAGGACAATCCAAATGTCACCTTAAATACAGATGAG CTCTCCCTCTACACTATACCACAGCAGAAGTTCCGCTATGTGGAGCCGGAGATAGGGCACTTGGAGCAAGGTGTAACCACTCTAAGGAAACTGGCAGAGCCCTACACTACCTGGTGTCAG CAAACAAGCCATTCAGCAGTGGAAAATGTTCAG GGTGCCATTGGAAAAGTGATGCCCAAGGTTGAAAGTGCCATCCAATTAGGAAATG AGACTTTCACTTTCCTGCAAAACCCTCCTGCTGAATTCTACCCCCGGGCTGGGGTCATTGGATTTGCTGGTATCCTTGGACTCTTTCTTGCAAGAG GCTCCAGGGTGAAGAAGCTGATCTATCCTGCAGGACtgatggctgtgggctacactatgTACTACCCCCAGCGAGCCGCATCAATCGCCAAG AACACAGGAGACTCGTTGTACGATTTTGCCCTGCAGGGCTACGTTAACGTAGAGAAGGTTTTCAAGTCAGTGGAGGGGAAG CAAGTGAAAAAAGAGAAACCAGAGGAAAATAAACCAGAAGAAACCAGATGA
- the apooa gene encoding apolipoprotein O, a isoform X2 has protein sequence MYKVACVAAVPGTLYLISGTVFAATKDNPNVTLNTDELSLYTIPQQKFRYVEPEIGHLEQGVTTLRKLAEPYTTWCQGAIGKVMPKVESAIQLGNETFTFLQNPPAEFYPRAGVIGFAGILGLFLARGSRVKKLIYPAGLMAVGYTMYYPQRAASIAKNTGDSLYDFALQGYVNVEKVFKSVEGKQVKKEKPEENKPEETR, from the exons ATGTACAAG GTAGCATGTGTGGCTGCTGTGCCTGGAACTCTATACCTGATTTCAGGGACTGTGTTTGCTGCCACCAAGGACAATCCAAATGTCACCTTAAATACAGATGAG CTCTCCCTCTACACTATACCACAGCAGAAGTTCCGCTATGTGGAGCCGGAGATAGGGCACTTGGAGCAAGGTGTAACCACTCTAAGGAAACTGGCAGAGCCCTACACTACCTGGTGTCAG GGTGCCATTGGAAAAGTGATGCCCAAGGTTGAAAGTGCCATCCAATTAGGAAATG AGACTTTCACTTTCCTGCAAAACCCTCCTGCTGAATTCTACCCCCGGGCTGGGGTCATTGGATTTGCTGGTATCCTTGGACTCTTTCTTGCAAGAG GCTCCAGGGTGAAGAAGCTGATCTATCCTGCAGGACtgatggctgtgggctacactatgTACTACCCCCAGCGAGCCGCATCAATCGCCAAG AACACAGGAGACTCGTTGTACGATTTTGCCCTGCAGGGCTACGTTAACGTAGAGAAGGTTTTCAAGTCAGTGGAGGGGAAG CAAGTGAAAAAAGAGAAACCAGAGGAAAATAAACCAGAAGAAACCAGATGA
- the c19hxorf58 gene encoding uncharacterized protein CXorf58 homolog isoform X1: MKYPFICSHESPQVPRGKTKFNQEERVFAAKKIQTYWRSHQDKRLFQLMSLTVRAAEHCLAPAILRQLSPREADLVRDPSMHCKVRFRFSGSQFPPLIVFKIFHLGGGRQYISGKRVFRPSNQATTDTCRMMGNRIFINHIIADEIQRQGRMISDTSYITCMRDFMQYSSHLDELPAYLGGRENTWRSLSLQGLSRNTLQWDSLEVGGKGTVADRLRQKLLLLAPQIPCPLIGGAIPPRMLRSPAAPPSSVVSTARHASQPDTSSTPLPSTRRSARARITAARMRHLYIIGGTTKDENNEITEKNHNPERGEQEKDMEGSVVKLEAPQKVLPLGLEEDSLSDSEWEEEAEKLCLWTRQLALDDMDNVPFT, encoded by the exons ATGAAGTACCCCTTCATATGCTCTCATGAGTCTCCTCAAGTACCCCGTGGAAAGACCAA ATTCAATCAAGAGGAGCGTGTATTTGCCGCGAAGAAGATCCAGACATACTGGAGGTCTCACCAAGACAAGAGACTTTTCCAGCTGATGTCGCTCACTGTTCGTGCTGCT GAGCACTGTCTTGCACCTGCTATTCTCCGCCAACTCAGCCCCAGAGAAGCTGATCTGGTCAGAGATCCAAGCATGCACTGCAAGGTCAGATTCAG ATTTTCAGGTTCCCAGTTCCCTCCATTGATTGTCTTCAAGATCTTCCACCTTGGTGGAGGAAGACAATATATTTCTGGAAAAAGAGTGTTCCGACCATCTAATCAG GCCACAACAGACACCTGCAGGATGATGGGAAATAGGATATTCATCAATCACATTATTGCTGATGAGATCCAGAGGCAAGGGAGGATGATTTCTGACACGTCTTATATTACCTGTATGAGGGACTTTATGCAG TACTCAAGTCACCTTGACGAGCTACCTGCATACCTTGGAGGGCGAGAGAACACttggaggtctctctctcttcaaggACTGTCACGAAACACCCTACAGTGGGATAGCTTGGAGGTGGGCGGGAAGGGCACTGTGGCAGACAGGCTAAGGCAAAAGCTGCTGCTGTTAGCGCCTCAAATTCCTTGCCCTCTGATTGGAGGAGCAATCCCACCTCGGATGCTCAG GTCTCCTGCTGCTCCCCCCTCTTCTGTGGTTTCTACAGCACGCCATGCCTCACAACCTGACACTAgctccacccccctcccctcaaCTCGCCGCTCTGCCCGAGCACGCATCACAGCTGCCCGCATGAGACATCTGTATATCATTGGGGGTACAACGAAG GATGAGAATAATGAAATAACAGAGAAAAACCAcaacccagagagaggagagcaagagaaagacaTGGAAGGAAGTGTTGTAAAGCTTGAAGCACCCCAGAAAGTTTTGCCATTGGGATTGGAGGAAGACTCCCTCTCGGATTCTGAGTGGGAAGAGGAAGCAGAGAAACTCTGCTTGTGGACAAGGCAGCTTGCCCTGGATGATATGGACAATGTGCCATTCACCTGA
- the c19hxorf58 gene encoding uncharacterized protein CXorf58 homolog isoform X3, producing MEYGFNQEERVFAAKKIQTYWRSHQDKRLFQLMSLTVRAAEHCLAPAILRQLSPREADLVRDPSMHCKVRFRFSGSQFPPLIVFKIFHLGGGRQYISGKRVFRPSNQATTDTCRMMGNRIFINHIIADEIQRQGRMISDTSYITCMRDFMQYSSHLDELPAYLGGRENTWRSLSLQGLSRNTLQWDSLEVGGKGTVADRLRQKLLLLAPQIPCPLIGGAIPPRMLRSPAAPPSSVVSTARHASQPDTSSTPLPSTRRSARARITAARMRHLYIIGGTTKDENNEITEKNHNPERGEQEKDMEGSVVKLEAPQKVLPLGLEEDSLSDSEWEEEAEKLCLWTRQLALDDMDNVPFT from the exons ATGGAATATGG ATTCAATCAAGAGGAGCGTGTATTTGCCGCGAAGAAGATCCAGACATACTGGAGGTCTCACCAAGACAAGAGACTTTTCCAGCTGATGTCGCTCACTGTTCGTGCTGCT GAGCACTGTCTTGCACCTGCTATTCTCCGCCAACTCAGCCCCAGAGAAGCTGATCTGGTCAGAGATCCAAGCATGCACTGCAAGGTCAGATTCAG ATTTTCAGGTTCCCAGTTCCCTCCATTGATTGTCTTCAAGATCTTCCACCTTGGTGGAGGAAGACAATATATTTCTGGAAAAAGAGTGTTCCGACCATCTAATCAG GCCACAACAGACACCTGCAGGATGATGGGAAATAGGATATTCATCAATCACATTATTGCTGATGAGATCCAGAGGCAAGGGAGGATGATTTCTGACACGTCTTATATTACCTGTATGAGGGACTTTATGCAG TACTCAAGTCACCTTGACGAGCTACCTGCATACCTTGGAGGGCGAGAGAACACttggaggtctctctctcttcaaggACTGTCACGAAACACCCTACAGTGGGATAGCTTGGAGGTGGGCGGGAAGGGCACTGTGGCAGACAGGCTAAGGCAAAAGCTGCTGCTGTTAGCGCCTCAAATTCCTTGCCCTCTGATTGGAGGAGCAATCCCACCTCGGATGCTCAG GTCTCCTGCTGCTCCCCCCTCTTCTGTGGTTTCTACAGCACGCCATGCCTCACAACCTGACACTAgctccacccccctcccctcaaCTCGCCGCTCTGCCCGAGCACGCATCACAGCTGCCCGCATGAGACATCTGTATATCATTGGGGGTACAACGAAG GATGAGAATAATGAAATAACAGAGAAAAACCAcaacccagagagaggagagcaagagaaagacaTGGAAGGAAGTGTTGTAAAGCTTGAAGCACCCCAGAAAGTTTTGCCATTGGGATTGGAGGAAGACTCCCTCTCGGATTCTGAGTGGGAAGAGGAAGCAGAGAAACTCTGCTTGTGGACAAGGCAGCTTGCCCTGGATGATATGGACAATGTGCCATTCACCTGA
- the c19hxorf58 gene encoding uncharacterized protein CXorf58 homolog isoform X2 produces the protein MDYEFTSCRFNQEERVFAAKKIQTYWRSHQDKRLFQLMSLTVRAAEHCLAPAILRQLSPREADLVRDPSMHCKVRFRFSGSQFPPLIVFKIFHLGGGRQYISGKRVFRPSNQATTDTCRMMGNRIFINHIIADEIQRQGRMISDTSYITCMRDFMQYSSHLDELPAYLGGRENTWRSLSLQGLSRNTLQWDSLEVGGKGTVADRLRQKLLLLAPQIPCPLIGGAIPPRMLRSPAAPPSSVVSTARHASQPDTSSTPLPSTRRSARARITAARMRHLYIIGGTTKDENNEITEKNHNPERGEQEKDMEGSVVKLEAPQKVLPLGLEEDSLSDSEWEEEAEKLCLWTRQLALDDMDNVPFT, from the exons ATGG ATTATGAATTTACATCATGCAGATTCAATCAAGAGGAGCGTGTATTTGCCGCGAAGAAGATCCAGACATACTGGAGGTCTCACCAAGACAAGAGACTTTTCCAGCTGATGTCGCTCACTGTTCGTGCTGCT GAGCACTGTCTTGCACCTGCTATTCTCCGCCAACTCAGCCCCAGAGAAGCTGATCTGGTCAGAGATCCAAGCATGCACTGCAAGGTCAGATTCAG ATTTTCAGGTTCCCAGTTCCCTCCATTGATTGTCTTCAAGATCTTCCACCTTGGTGGAGGAAGACAATATATTTCTGGAAAAAGAGTGTTCCGACCATCTAATCAG GCCACAACAGACACCTGCAGGATGATGGGAAATAGGATATTCATCAATCACATTATTGCTGATGAGATCCAGAGGCAAGGGAGGATGATTTCTGACACGTCTTATATTACCTGTATGAGGGACTTTATGCAG TACTCAAGTCACCTTGACGAGCTACCTGCATACCTTGGAGGGCGAGAGAACACttggaggtctctctctcttcaaggACTGTCACGAAACACCCTACAGTGGGATAGCTTGGAGGTGGGCGGGAAGGGCACTGTGGCAGACAGGCTAAGGCAAAAGCTGCTGCTGTTAGCGCCTCAAATTCCTTGCCCTCTGATTGGAGGAGCAATCCCACCTCGGATGCTCAG GTCTCCTGCTGCTCCCCCCTCTTCTGTGGTTTCTACAGCACGCCATGCCTCACAACCTGACACTAgctccacccccctcccctcaaCTCGCCGCTCTGCCCGAGCACGCATCACAGCTGCCCGCATGAGACATCTGTATATCATTGGGGGTACAACGAAG GATGAGAATAATGAAATAACAGAGAAAAACCAcaacccagagagaggagagcaagagaaagacaTGGAAGGAAGTGTTGTAAAGCTTGAAGCACCCCAGAAAGTTTTGCCATTGGGATTGGAGGAAGACTCCCTCTCGGATTCTGAGTGGGAAGAGGAAGCAGAGAAACTCTGCTTGTGGACAAGGCAGCTTGCCCTGGATGATATGGACAATGTGCCATTCACCTGA
- the c19hxorf58 gene encoding uncharacterized protein CXorf58 homolog isoform X4, producing the protein MALFRSTVLHLLFSANSAPEKLIWSEIQACTARFSGSQFPPLIVFKIFHLGGGRQYISGKRVFRPSNQATTDTCRMMGNRIFINHIIADEIQRQGRMISDTSYITCMRDFMQYSSHLDELPAYLGGRENTWRSLSLQGLSRNTLQWDSLEVGGKGTVADRLRQKLLLLAPQIPCPLIGGAIPPRMLRSPAAPPSSVVSTARHASQPDTSSTPLPSTRRSARARITAARMRHLYIIGGTTKDENNEITEKNHNPERGEQEKDMEGSVVKLEAPQKVLPLGLEEDSLSDSEWEEEAEKLCLWTRQLALDDMDNVPFT; encoded by the exons ATGGCACTGTTCAGGAGCACTGTCTTGCACCTGCTATTCTCCGCCAACTCAGCCCCAGAGAAGCTGATCTGGTCAGAGATCCAAGCATGCACTGCAAG ATTTTCAGGTTCCCAGTTCCCTCCATTGATTGTCTTCAAGATCTTCCACCTTGGTGGAGGAAGACAATATATTTCTGGAAAAAGAGTGTTCCGACCATCTAATCAG GCCACAACAGACACCTGCAGGATGATGGGAAATAGGATATTCATCAATCACATTATTGCTGATGAGATCCAGAGGCAAGGGAGGATGATTTCTGACACGTCTTATATTACCTGTATGAGGGACTTTATGCAG TACTCAAGTCACCTTGACGAGCTACCTGCATACCTTGGAGGGCGAGAGAACACttggaggtctctctctcttcaaggACTGTCACGAAACACCCTACAGTGGGATAGCTTGGAGGTGGGCGGGAAGGGCACTGTGGCAGACAGGCTAAGGCAAAAGCTGCTGCTGTTAGCGCCTCAAATTCCTTGCCCTCTGATTGGAGGAGCAATCCCACCTCGGATGCTCAG GTCTCCTGCTGCTCCCCCCTCTTCTGTGGTTTCTACAGCACGCCATGCCTCACAACCTGACACTAgctccacccccctcccctcaaCTCGCCGCTCTGCCCGAGCACGCATCACAGCTGCCCGCATGAGACATCTGTATATCATTGGGGGTACAACGAAG GATGAGAATAATGAAATAACAGAGAAAAACCAcaacccagagagaggagagcaagagaaagacaTGGAAGGAAGTGTTGTAAAGCTTGAAGCACCCCAGAAAGTTTTGCCATTGGGATTGGAGGAAGACTCCCTCTCGGATTCTGAGTGGGAAGAGGAAGCAGAGAAACTCTGCTTGTGGACAAGGCAGCTTGCCCTGGATGATATGGACAATGTGCCATTCACCTGA
- the LOC115154789 gene encoding zinc finger Y-chromosomal protein 1-like — translation MDEDETRLALHSQDPKIILHGSDEGGAGGEEFVVELQETVLVSEGEGMAVHGFAPEELVIQDAVEDVVSEYVHCDEDEEVAVETCVMSLEGEDEGVAMGDMPEDEMVADGHAQDELDPEQDADGCGDYLMISLDEAGKMVSDDGTEVTVEGAVEDQVEKDEDGQEVIKVYIFKADSGEDDLGETEDVALTDSTGRTLREKMVYMSQGDHGASKISDEVYMEVVVGGEEPVTHERSYDGTALSKDFMPVAWAAAYGSEDSESCENRNGAASALLHIDESDGVDKVNRQRNKNKRTRAEPRQVQTAIIIGPYGQPLTVYPCMLCGKKFKSRGFLKRHTKNHHQDVLTRKKYQCTDCDFTTNKKASLHNHMEGHTLSSKGLFECEVCGKDFHQQAALFSHRLQHHHREPKSPVPSQANKMHKCKFCDYETAEQGLLNRHLLAVHSKSFPHICVECGKGFRHPSELKKHMRTHTGEKPYSCLYCDYKSADSSNLKTHVKTKHSKEMPFKCERCFQTFAEEEELLQHGLTHEEAKTHLCAHCEHKSSNSSDLKRHVISVHTKDYPHKCAVCAKGFHRPSELKKHSASHRAKKLHQCRHCNFKIADPFVLSRHILSVHTKEQQASPEKNGAKRTLLGPSPASAPVAKKQVLVPGASSSAAGMAKGPRERRVYQCQYCDYSSGDASGFKRHVISIHTKDYPHRCEICSKGFRRPSEKSQHIARHHKDLVQAE, via the exons ATGGATGAGGATGAGACAAGGCTTGCACTCCATTCCCAGGATCCTAAAATAATTCTCCATGGATCAG ATGAGGGTGGTGCTGGAGGGGAGGAGTTTGTGGTGGAGCTGCAGGAGACGGTGCTGGTGTCGGAGGGGGAGGGAATGGCGGTGCATGGATTCGCTCCAGAGGAGCTGGTGATCCAGGATGCTGTTGAGGATGTGGTGTCTGAGTATGTGCACTGCGATGAGGACGAGGAGGTTGCTGTGGAGACATGTGTGATGTCACTGGAGGGGGAGGACGAAGGCGTTGCCATGGGGGACATGCCTGAGGATGAGATGGTGGCAGACGGGCATGCCCAGGATGAACTGGACCCAGAGCAAGACGCAGACGGATGTGGGGACTACCTCATGATCTCCT TGGATGAGGCAGGCAAGATGGTGTCAGACGACGGTACAGAGGTGACTGTGGAGGGAGCCGTGGAGGACCAGGTGGAGAAGGACGAGGATGGCCAGGAGGTGATCAAGGTGTATATCTTCAAGGCAGACTCTGGAGAGGATGACCTGG GAGAAACCGAGGACGTGGCACTGACGGACTCTACAGGCCGAACGCTCCGAGAGAAGATGGTGTACATGTCCCAAGGGGACCATG GTGCATCAAAGATATCTGATGAGGTttacatggaggtggtggtggggggtgagGAGCCAGTGACCCATGAGCGGTCTTACGACGGCACGGCTCTCAGTAAGGACTTCATGCCTGTGGCTTGGGCAGCCGCTTATG GTTCTGAGGACAGTGAAAGCTGTGAGAACAGGAACGGTGCCGCCAGTGCTCTGCTGCACATTGACGAGTCAGACGGAGTGGACAAGGTCAACAGGCAACGGAACAAGAATAAGAGAACAAGGGCTGAGCCTCGCCAGGTCCAGACAG CCATCATTATTGGTCCATATGGCCAGCCTCTGACCGTATACCCCTGCATGCTCTGTGGCAAGAAGTTCAAGTCGCGAGGCTTCCTGAAGCGCCACACCAAAAATCACCACCAGGATGTCCTGACCAGGAAAAAGTACCAGTGCACGGACTGTGACTTTACCACCAACAAGAAGGCCAGCCTTCATAACCACATGGAGGGGCACACGCTGAGCAGCAAGGGTCTGTTTGAGTGTGAGGTGTGTGGCAAGGATTTCCACCAGCAGGCGGCGCTCTTCTCACATCGACTGCAGCACCACCACCGTGAGCCCAAGAGTCCGGTGCCCTCACAGGCCAACAAGATGCACAAGTGTAAGTTCTGTGACTACGAGACGGCTGAACAAGGTCTGCTCAACCGCCACTTGCTGGCTGTCCATAGTAAGAGCTTCCCTCACATCTGTGTGGAATGTGGCAAGGGCTTCCGGCACCCCTCCGAGCTGAAgaaacacatgcgcacacacaccggCGAGAAGCCTTACTCTTGCCTCTACTGCGACTACAAGTCGGCTGATTCCTCCAACCTGAAGACTCATGTCAAGACCAAGCACAGCAAAGAGATGCCCTTCAAGTGTGAGCGCTGCTTCCAGACGTTTGCTGAGGAGGAGGAGTTGCTGCAGCACGGGCTGACGCACGAGGAGGCCAAAACCCACCTGTGTGCCCACTGTGAACACAAGAGCTCCAACTCCAGTGACCTGAAGCGCCACGTTATATCGGTGCACACCAAGGACTACCCCCACAAATGTGCCGTCTGCGCTAAAGGCTTCCACCGGCCGTCTGAACTGAAGAAGCACTCTGCGTCACACCGTGCCAAGAAACTGCACCAGTGCCGACACTGCAACTTCAAGATCGCGGACCCCTTTGTGCTCAGTCGCCATATCCTGTCAGTTCACACCAAGGAGCAACAGGCCTCTCCTGAAAAGAACGGGGCCAAAAGGACCTTATTGGGGCCTTCCCCTGCCAGTGCACCGGTGGCAAAGAAGCAGGTTTTGGTGCCTGGTGCTAGTTCTAGTGCTGCGGGCATGGCCAAGGGGCCCAGGGAGAGGAGGGTGTACCAGTGTCAGTACTGTGACTACAGCTCTGGGGATGCCTCGGGCTTCAAGCGCCATGTGATCTCCATTCACACAAAAGACTACCCCCACCGCTGTGAGATCTGCTCTAAAGGCTTCCGCAGGCCCTCAGAGAAGAGCCAGCATATCGCACGCCACCACAAGGACTTAGTGCAGGCAGAGTGA